A DNA window from Rubripirellula tenax contains the following coding sequences:
- a CDS encoding aldose 1-epimerase family protein: protein MATQSVNLRNRRDPAETIQWSDDSPLSMDVETRAGSISVRHGHFAGGAADRVEVIEVDTGSVRAMILPGRGMSIWRMEASGIAFKWNSPVAGPVHPSLVPVFDPNGIGWLEGFDELVVRCGLESNGAPEHDSSGRLVYPLHGRIGNLPATSLAIEFDEASGRLEVIGEVLESRLFIKRLRMKSRIRFQAGTADVELLDDVTNDLTTPTTVQLLYHINIGSPVLGEGATFEAPLDSLAPKDSLSAGEMDRWNQFDAPESGYTERVYFAKLRADDHHHSKVMLKSADGATGLGVTVNVRGLPRFILWKNTAAEGDGYVVGMEPATNYPNTHSFEQAQGRVVEIPGGETELFRVKLHPLVDAESVRVMSDKIKALRGDDQPEIHALPRPGWSPGA, encoded by the coding sequence ATGGCCACACAATCCGTCAATCTTCGCAACCGCCGCGACCCCGCCGAAACCATTCAATGGAGCGACGATTCGCCGCTATCGATGGACGTCGAAACTCGCGCCGGCTCGATCTCGGTCCGTCATGGCCACTTCGCGGGCGGTGCTGCCGACCGAGTCGAGGTGATCGAAGTCGATACGGGCAGCGTCCGAGCCATGATCTTACCCGGTCGCGGTATGTCGATTTGGCGAATGGAGGCCAGTGGGATCGCGTTTAAGTGGAATTCACCCGTCGCCGGCCCGGTCCACCCGTCGCTGGTCCCCGTATTTGACCCCAACGGAATTGGGTGGCTCGAAGGTTTCGATGAACTGGTCGTCCGATGTGGGTTGGAAAGCAACGGCGCACCCGAACATGACTCCAGCGGCCGACTCGTCTATCCCCTGCACGGACGCATCGGAAACTTGCCCGCCACGTCGTTGGCGATCGAGTTTGATGAAGCATCGGGTCGACTGGAGGTTATCGGCGAAGTCTTGGAGTCGCGATTGTTCATCAAACGACTTCGCATGAAGAGTCGCATTCGTTTTCAAGCCGGCACCGCTGACGTCGAATTGCTGGACGACGTCACCAACGATCTGACCACACCGACAACGGTTCAACTGCTGTATCACATCAATATCGGTTCGCCCGTACTTGGCGAAGGAGCGACTTTCGAAGCGCCGCTGGATTCGCTTGCTCCCAAAGATTCATTGTCGGCCGGCGAAATGGACCGTTGGAACCAATTCGATGCGCCTGAGTCGGGTTATACCGAACGGGTGTACTTCGCCAAGTTGCGTGCCGACGATCATCATCATTCGAAGGTGATGTTGAAGTCTGCCGACGGTGCGACAGGCTTGGGGGTGACCGTTAACGTTCGCGGACTGCCCCGTTTCATTTTGTGGAAAAACACCGCCGCCGAAGGCGATGGCTACGTCGTCGGGATGGAGCCTGCCACCAATTACCCCAACACTCATTCGTTCGAACAGGCGCAGGGCCGAGTCGTCGAAATCCCTGGTGGTGAGACGGAATTGTTCCGCGTCAAACTGCATCCGCTGGTCGATGCGGAATCGGTTCGCGTGATGTCTGACAAAATCAAAGCGTTGCGAGGTGACGATCAGCCCGAGATCCACGCTCTGCCGCGACCGGGATGGTCGCCGGGTGCGTGA